Proteins found in one Methylophaga thalassica genomic segment:
- a CDS encoding AI-2E family transporter, which yields MTLRSILRKWTERYFSDEEAVILLIVLVLGFAVVIWLGGMLAPFFTALVIAFLLQGVVNMLTRRRVPNMVAVAIVFLGFVSLMLAMGFLLMPLLWNQLVNLVQETPKMLSNGEDWLMNLHTHYPNLIKPDEIQSWISSTAKQFTVYGQRAVSLSIASLGNVIGLIIYLVLVPILVFFMLKDREKLVSFVLSFMPEKRGLMNRIWNEMDDQIANYVRGKVVEIIIVGGVSYATFTFFGLQYTALLAVLVGFSVLIPFIGAAVATLPVAAVAGFQFGLTEQFAYILIAYGIIQALDGNVLVPILFSEAVNLHPVSIILAVLFFGGIWGVWGVFFAIPLATLLKALITAWPRSLHDTSVQEQP from the coding sequence ATGACACTGCGATCAATTCTACGCAAATGGACAGAACGTTATTTCTCTGATGAAGAAGCCGTCATACTGCTGATTGTATTAGTACTCGGTTTTGCCGTTGTAATCTGGCTGGGCGGAATGCTGGCGCCGTTTTTTACTGCACTGGTCATCGCGTTTTTATTACAAGGTGTAGTGAATATGCTGACCCGACGCCGCGTGCCCAATATGGTAGCGGTGGCCATTGTCTTTCTTGGATTTGTCAGCTTGATGTTAGCCATGGGCTTTTTATTAATGCCATTATTATGGAATCAGCTGGTTAATTTGGTCCAGGAAACACCAAAAATGCTGTCAAATGGTGAAGACTGGTTGATGAACCTGCATACCCATTACCCGAACTTAATCAAACCTGATGAGATACAAAGCTGGATTTCCAGCACCGCAAAACAATTCACAGTCTATGGTCAACGGGCTGTTTCTTTGTCTATTGCCTCACTGGGAAATGTGATTGGCTTAATTATTTATCTAGTGTTAGTGCCCATTCTTGTCTTTTTTATGCTGAAAGATCGGGAAAAACTAGTGAGTTTTGTGCTGTCGTTCATGCCGGAAAAACGAGGTTTGATGAACCGTATCTGGAATGAGATGGACGATCAGATTGCCAATTATGTGCGTGGCAAAGTGGTTGAAATTATCATCGTTGGTGGTGTCAGCTACGCTACTTTCACATTCTTTGGCTTGCAATACACTGCACTGTTAGCCGTTTTAGTTGGCTTCTCAGTGTTAATTCCATTTATTGGCGCCGCTGTGGCCACACTACCTGTTGCCGCGGTAGCAGGTTTTCAGTTTGGCCTCACAGAACAGTTTGCCTATATCCTGATTGCTTATGGCATTATCCAGGCGCTTGATGGCAATGTGTTGGTGCCGATTTTATTTTCTGAAGCCGTCAATTTGCATCCTGTTTCTATCATTCTTGCCGTACTGTTTTTTGGTGGAATATGGGGAGTATGGGGCGTGTTCTTTGCCATTCCGCTGGCGACTTTATTAAAAGCGCTGATAACCGCCTGGCCAAGAAGTTTGCATGATACATCCGTACAAGAACAACCTTAG
- a CDS encoding DUF4336 domain-containing protein, translated as MKSLGNNIWYVDGDSVPFYSLPYSTRMVIVRLSDNTLWIHSPIKLTPELATQIDALGEVHFLIAPNKLHHLFLKDWQQHYPSAAIFGTEQVAEKRSDIEFNGILSSDFIPPWQDNIQQRLFTGSKAMQECVFFHRESRTLIVTDLIENFPADAFPPFKRFLAKISGILAPNGKMPIDWRLSFNKDTAREHIQHIIGWQPEKIVMAHGLIIDDQAVSFLEKAFSWVKLPRRTE; from the coding sequence ATGAAAAGCTTAGGGAACAATATCTGGTATGTTGATGGAGATAGTGTGCCTTTTTATAGCCTTCCATACAGCACACGTATGGTGATCGTTCGCTTAAGTGATAATACCTTATGGATTCACAGCCCAATCAAACTCACACCGGAGTTAGCGACGCAAATCGACGCTCTCGGTGAAGTACATTTTTTAATTGCACCCAATAAGTTACACCATCTGTTTCTGAAAGACTGGCAACAACATTACCCTTCAGCAGCCATTTTTGGTACAGAACAAGTCGCTGAAAAACGATCAGATATCGAATTTAACGGTATCCTCAGTTCTGATTTCATACCGCCCTGGCAAGACAACATACAACAGCGCCTATTTACTGGCTCAAAAGCGATGCAGGAATGTGTGTTTTTTCATCGTGAGAGTAGAACACTGATCGTCACTGATTTGATTGAAAACTTCCCGGCAGATGCCTTCCCACCCTTCAAACGTTTTCTGGCAAAAATAAGTGGCATACTTGCCCCAAACGGCAAAATGCCTATCGACTGGCGCCTCAGTTTTAACAAAGATACTGCCAGAGAACACATACAACACATTATTGGTTGGCAACCTGAAAAAATTGTAATGGCACATGGTTTAATTATTGATGACCAGGCCGTGTCCTTTTTAGAAAAGGCATTTAGCTGGGTAAAACTGCCACGCCGTACAGAGTGA